gaccgactcagatttcctccaaattcacgttgttgattaaggaggtcctgacttacacaggggtgtgattattttcagcctatctcatcccaaagctgggatatgataattatactgttatacattttagggACTAGACAaggtccctttatctcagctttgggaagaggtagagcgaaaataaccacaccactgttattgtcaggacatccaagacacactgtgtgagtttgatgaagatctgaagtcacattttcacccaaaaaaatactaaggggtacccctttgtgtctttcagactaaatttttgaccgactcagatttcctccaaattcacgttgttgattaaggaggccctaacttactcaggggtgtgattattttcagcctatctcatcccaaagctgggatatgataattatactgttatacattttatggactaaaagaggtccccatatctcagctttgggaagtggtagagcgaaaataaccacaccactttccttgacaggacctccctgacacacggtgcgagtttgaagaagatctgaagaggtcacatttttcacccaaaaaaatactaaggggtacccctttgtgtttttttagagtaaacttttgaccgactcaaatttcctccaaattcacgttgttgattaaggaggccctaacttactcaggggtgtgattattttcagcctatctcatcccaaagctgggatatgataattatactgttatacattttagggACTAGACAAGGtacctatatctcagctttgggaagtggtagagcgaaaataaccacaccacttttattgtcaggacctccaagacacactgtatgagtttgaagaagatctgaagaggtcacatttttcacccaaaaaaatactaaggggtacccctttgtgtttttttaaagtaaacttttgaccgactcagatttcttccaaattcacgttgttgattaaggaggccataacttacacaggggtgtgattattttccgcctatctcaccccaaagctgggatatgataattatactgttatacattttatggactagaagaggtccccatatctcagctttgggaagtggtagagtgaaaataaccacaccactttcCTTGCCAGGACccccctgacacacggtgtgagtttgaagaagatctgaagaggtcacatttttcaccccaaaaaatactaaggggaaCCCTttggtgttttttcagacaaaatttttgaccatctcagatttcctccaaattcacgttgttgattaaggaggccctggcttacacaggggtgtgattattttcagcctatctcatcccaaagctgggatatgatacatatactgttatacattttatggactagacaaggtacctatatctcagctttgggaagtggtagagcgaaaataaccacaccactttcCTTGCCAGGACccccctgacacacggtgtgagtttgaagaagatctgaagaggtcacatttttcacccaaaaaaatactaaggggaacccttttgtgttttttcagacaaaatttttgaccatctcagatttcctccaaattcacgttgttgattaaggaggtcctgacttacacatgggtgtgattatttttagcctatctcaacccaaagctgagatatgagaactgacgtaactgggattttctctcagtaggtttatttgtgttgaatatattgcaatgtgaGGCTTCATCTGACATCCCTATGTCTCACGTATTATACCTTCtttatttattagaactgagaccccctggccaaatacaaattcaatgtaggatatattggactgagcaggcttttctgatcacagccctctactcatgtgtttacccagcttcactggaaataggaatcccatcttgatatatgcagctATATgcactagaagaggtccccatatctcagctttgggaagtggtagagcgaaaataaccacaccactgttattgtcaggacatccaagacacactgtgtgagtttgatgaagatctgaagtcacattttcacccaaaaaaatactaaggggtacccctttgtgttttttcaaactaaatttttgaccgactcagatttcctccaaattcacgttgttgattaaggaggccctaacttacacatgggtgtgattattttctgcctatctcaccccaaagctgggatatgataattatactgttatacattttgtggACTATAAGatgtccccatatctcagctttgggaagtggtagagcgaaaataaccacaccactttcCTTGCCAGGACCCCCCTTACACACgttgtgagtttgaagaagaactgaagaggtcacatttttcacccaaaaaatactaaggggaacccctttgtgttttttcagacaaaatttttgaccatctcagatttcctccaaattcacgttgttgattaagaaggccctggcttacacaggggtgtgattattttcagcctatctcatcccaaagctgggatatgataatcatactgttatacattttagggACTAGACAAGGtacctatatctcagctttgggaagtggtagagcgaaactaaccacaccactgtttttgtcaggacctccaagacacactgtatgagtttgaagaagatctgaagaggtcacatttttcacccaaaaaaatactaaggggtacccctttgtgtttttttagagtaAACTTTTGACCAACTcatatttcctccaaattcacgttgttgattaaggaggccctaacttacacaggggtgtgattaattttagcctatctcaccccaaagctggggtatgataattatactgttatacattttagggactagaagaggtctccatatctcagctttgggaagtggtagagcgaaaataaccacaccactttcCTTGCCAGGACccccctgacacacggtgtgagtttgaagaagatctgaagaggtcacatttttcacccaaaaaaatactaaggggtacccctttgtgtttttttagagtaaacttttgaccgactcagatttcctccaaattcacgttgttgattaaggaggccctaacttactcaggggtgtgattattttcagcctatctcatcccaaagctgggatatgataattatactgttatacattttagggACTAGACAAGGtacctatatctcagctttgggaagtggtagagcgaaaataaccacaccactgttattgtcaggacctccaagacacactgtgtgagcttgatgaagatctgagtgggtcacgtttttcacccaaaaaaatactaaggggtacccctttgtgttttttcagactaaatttttgaccgactcagatttcctccaaattcacgttgttgattaaggaggtcctgacttacacaggggtgtgattattttcagcctatctcatcccaaagctgggatatgataattatactgttatacattttagggACTAGACAaggtccctttatctcagctttgggaagaggtagagcgaaaataaccacaccactgttattgtcaggaccacTAAGACACACTgtatgagtttgaagaagatctgaagaggtcacatttttcaccccaaaaaatactaaggggtacccctttgtgtttttttaaagtaaacttttgaccgactcagatttcttccaaattcacgttgttgattaaggaggccataacttacacaggggtgtgattattttccgcctatctcaccccaaagctgggatatgataattatactgttatacattttatggactagaagaggtccccatatctcagctttgggaagtggtagagtgaaaataaccacaccactttcCTTGCCAGGACccccctgacacacggtgtgagtttgaagaagatcttaagaggtcacatttttcaccccaaaaaatactaaggggaaCCCTttggtgttttttcagacaaaatttttgaccatctcagatttcctccaaattcacgttgttgattaaggaggccctggcttacacaggggtgtgattattttcagcctatctcatcccaaagctgggatatgatacatatactgttatacattttatggactagacaaggtacctatatctcagctttgggaagtggtagagcgaaaataaccacaccactttcCTTGCCAGGACccccctgacacacggtgtgagtttgaagaagatctgaagaggtcacatttttcacccaaaaaaatactaaggggaacccttttgtgttttttcagacaaaatttttgaccatctcagatttcctccaaattcacgttgttgattaaggaggtcctgacttacacatgggtgtgattatttttagcctatctcaacccaaagctgagatatgagaactgacgtaactgggattttctctcagtaggtttatttgtgttgaatatattgcaatgtgaGGCTTCATCTGACATCCCTATGTCTCACGTGTTATACCTTCtttatttattagaactgagaccccctggccaaatacaaattcaatgtaggatatattggactgagcaggcttttctgatcacagccctctactcatgtgtttacccagcttcactggaaataggaatcccatcttgatatatgcagctAAATgcactagaagaggtccccatatctcagctttgggaagtggtagagcgaaaataaccacaccactgttattgtcaggacatccaagacacactgtgtgagtttgatgaagatctgaagtcacattttcacccaaaaaaatactaaggggtacccctttgtgttttttcaaactaaatttttgaccgactcagatttcctccaaattcacgttgttgattaaggaggccctaacttacacatgggtgtgattattttctgcctatctcaccccaaagctgggatatgataattatactgttatacattttatggactataagatgtccccatatctcagctttgggaagtggtagagcgaaaataaccacaccactttcCTTGCCAGGACCCCCCTTACACACgttgtgagtttgaagaagaactgaagaggtcacatttttcacccaaaaaatactaaggggaacccctttgtgttttttcagacaaaatttttgaccatctcagatttcctccaaattcacgttgttgattaaggaggccctggcttacacaggggtgtgattattttcagcctatctcatcccaaagctgggatatgataatcatactgttatacattttagggACTAGACAAGGtacctatatctcagctttgggaagtggtagagcgaaaataaccacaccactgttattgtcaggacctccaagacacactgtatgagtttgaagaagatctgaagaggtcacatttttcacccaaaaaaatactaaggggtacccctttgtgtttttttagagtaaactcttgaccgactcagatttcctccaaattcacgttgttgattaaggaggccctaacttacacaggggtgtgattaattttagcctatctcaccccaaagctggggtatgataattatactgttatacattttagggactagaagaggtccccatatctcagctttgggaagtggtagagcgaaaataaccacaccactttcCTTGCCAGGACccccctgacacacggtgtgagtttgatgaagatctgagtgggtcacgtttttcacccaaaaaaatactaagggtacctttgtgttttttcaaactaaatttttgaccgactcagatttcctccaaattcacgttgttgattaaggaggccctaacttactcaggggtgtgattattttcagcctatctcatcccaaagctgagatatgagaactgacgaaactgggattttctctcaatagatttattggtgttgaatatattgcaatgtgaGGCTTCATCTGACATCCCTATGTCTCACATAATATacctttttaatttattagaactgagaccccctggccaaatacaaatgcaatgtaggatatattggactgaacaggcttttctgatcacagccctctactcatgtgtttacccagcttcactggaaataggaatcccatcttgatatatgcagctatatggactagaagaggtccccatatctcagctttgggaagtggtagagcgaaaataaccacaccactgttattgtcaggacctccaagacacactgtgtgagcttgatgaagatctgagtgggtcacgtttttcacccaaaaaaatactaaggggtacccctttgtgttttttcagactaaatttttgaccgactcagatttcctccaaattcacgttgttgattaaggaggtcctgacttacacaggggtgtgattattttcagcctatctcatcccaaagctgggatatgataattatactgttatacattttagggACTAGACAaggtccctttatctcagctttgggaagtggtagagcgaaaataaccacaccactgttattgtcaggacatccaagacacactgtgtgagtttgatgaagatctgaagtcacattttcacccaaaaaaatactaaggggtacccctttgtgtctttcagactaaatttttgaccgactcagatttcctccaaattcacgttgttgattaaggaggccctaacttactcaggggtgtgattattttcagcctatctcatcccaaagctgggatatgataattatactgttatacattttatggactaaaagaggtccccatatctcagctttgggaagtggtagagcgaaaataaccacaccactttccttgacaggacctccctgacacacggtgcgagtttgaagaagatctgaagaggtcacatttttcacccaaaaaaatactaaggggtacccctttgtgtttttttagagtaaacttttgaccgactcaaatttcctccaaattcacgttgttgattaaggaggccctaacttactcaggggtgtgattattttcagcctatctcatcccaaagctgggatatgataattatactgttatacattttagggACTAGACAAGGtacctatatctcagctttgggaagtggtagagcgaaaataaccacaccacttttattgtcaggacctccaagacacactgtatgagtttgaagaagatctgaagaggtcacatttttcacccaaaaaaatactaaggggtacccctttgtgtttttttaaagtaaacttttgaccgactcagatttcttccaaattcacgttgttgattaaggaggccataacttacacaggggtgtgattattttccgcctatctcaccccaaagctgggatatgataattatactgttatacattttatggactagaagaggtccccatatctcagctttgggaagtggtagagtgaaaataaccacaccactttcCTTGCCAGGACccccctgacacacggtgtgagtttgaagaagatctgaagaggtcacatttttcaccccaaaaaatactaaggggaaCCCTTTGGTGTTTTTTCAGagaaaatttttgaccatctcagattttctccaaattcacgttgttgattaaggaggccctggcttacacaggggtgtgattattttcagcctatctcatcccaaagctgggatatgatacatatactgttatacattttatggactagacaaggtacctatatctcagctttgggaagtggtagagcgaaaataaccacaccactttcCTTGCCAGGACccccctgacacacggtgtgagtttgaagaagatctgaagaggtcacatttttcacccaaaaaaatactaaggggaacccttttgtgttttttcagacaaaatttttgaccatctcagatttcctccaaattcacgttgttgattaaggaggtcctgacttacacatgggtgtgattatttttagccataattataattataatttataaattataaattaataaattataaataataaattataattatattggtgttgaatatactgcaatggtgaggcttcctcTGACATCCCTGTTTTTGATATTACATGCTTCTGCATGTCCTGGACCTGCAAAATAAGTTTGGCCAGGACTCATCACCGTGTCTACATCAGCCACTGGTCAAAAACCTTCCACCACAGAACAACAGAAATAGACCTGAATTTACCTGGTCTTTCAcaccgctgtaaaaacacatgGAAAAATGCGGTAAAATTAACCTGTTTAATAGAAACATTGTGTAGTCAATTGAAGCTGAttatttttgagtaaatgagAAAACATTGAGATTTTAACGTATGCACCGCTGAAGCCCCACAGCCACAACACTGACCACTAGGGCTCTCCCTTCTATAGAAACACAATATGGTCAGCTGTGTTTCATCTTTGATTTTAGAATTTGAGCTAAAGAAAGACAGTGTGTAAATCACATGTAAAGTGCAGTCCCTGGGGGTAGGGGTCTGTCTCTGGattcaataaacacacaaaaatacatttattttaatgtttattttgcaAAATCAGATTTCACTATGCGGTCAGCACACAAGCTCCTCCCACGCCTTTGATCTTCTCCTCCGCCCTCCGGCTGAAGAACTTGGCTTTTACGATGACCGGCTGCTTGGGCAGTTTGCCTTTGCCGAGAACTTTGAAGTAGCCCTGAAACAGACCGGGACATAGGGTTAGAACTCGTTCAGAACCGGACACAATACAGAGTTGAGAGCCCAGCGCCTGTCAGATgcatttcttaatttcagtctctacattatttatataaacattataaaacacacaaactgctAAACATCAAATATAAACCTCCTGGCCTTGTCAATAAGAAtattcaatcattgtctgtagctcttatccagttcagaatcactgggcacaaggcaggtacacaccctggagggggcaataTGAATATAACTAAGAGTGCCAAACTGATGGCAGCGTCTTAACGTATTGAAACACTGAACTGTGCTCACTAAATAGTTACTGAAACATTGTGATATTCTTACACTCAATTACTGTCCAGCCCTAAACAGCTCTGCTCCGATTAAAGTCTAAACACAACCCTAGCACTTCAGCCCCGTCTCTTTCCCTCTGTGAATAAACAGGTCTGAGGTTAAAGCTCTGGTGGAGAGTCAGATTTACAAACCTATGTTGGTTTAGTTGTTGTTAGCTTATGTATCCATCACAAAACACAGGCTATGGttttatctgtttctctgctgctATGTGTACTCCGTGCCCTCAGGGGAACAGAGATagacacccccccacacactcacagcgcGAACGACGTCGATGACCGGCGCCGGACCGTCTGCCTTCTGGGCGTGGTTCACTCTGGTCTGCTCGCTCACCAGCGTCCACAGCTTGTCCAGGTTGATGGTGGGACAGTAGACCGTGTTCCGCTTCAAGTGGTAGTGCCTCATACCAACCTTCCCGAAGTAACCAGGGTGGCTGGAAGAGAGAAGtgagaatcagaatcagaaccaCACAGATACAACGAATACAAACCCGAAACTGAGGAGCACCaatgcgcgcgca
This region of Hoplias malabaricus isolate fHopMal1 chromosome 17, fHopMal1.hap1, whole genome shotgun sequence genomic DNA includes:
- the rpl27a gene encoding 60S ribosomal protein L27a, translated to MPTKTRKTRKLRGHVSHGHGRVGKHRKHPGGRGNAGGMHHHRINFDKYHPGYFGKVGMRHYHLKRNTVYCPTINLDKLWTLVSEQTRVNHAQKADGPAPVIDVVRAGYFKVLGKGKLPKQPVIVKAKFFSRRAEEKIKGVGGACVLTA